Genomic segment of Methanocalculus natronophilus:
CCCTAATAGTTTAGAAACACTAGGAGATAGAGCGTTCAAGTCTTCTTCTTTAAATGAAATTATAATAAATGACATGCTAGAAGTCATTGGAAAAGCCGCCTTTATGGATACGCCTTTAGATACCGTCACACTTCATGAAGATTCAATGCTTCAAGAGATTCATCCAGGCGCGTTTAAAAATACAAATATTAAAGAATTTTTCATACCAAGTGACGTTCAAACCTTAGCGTACAGTGAAATCATACCTTCACTTGGTTCTAATAGCGTTTATCATTATGGGGTCTTTACAGGGTCTGATTTAGAAACCGTTACGTTTG
This window contains:
- a CDS encoding leucine-rich repeat domain-containing protein, whose product is MINDMLEVIGKAAFMDTPLDTVTLHEDSMLQEIHPGAFKNTNIKEFFIPSDVQTLAYSEIIPSLGSNSVYHYGVFTGSDLETVTFAEDSTLTHIGPWTFANTNLESIDFPETIESIGDFAFKNTFVESIALPAYEMKILSLSENTFSH